The following are encoded in a window of Streptomyces sp. SAT1 genomic DNA:
- the hflX gene encoding GTPase HflX → MTSSSSSSQATKRLAHTHPDGLRADALMEEDVAWSHEIDGERDGDQFDRSERAALRRVAGLSTELEDVTEVEYRQLRLERVVLVGVWTSGTVHDAENSLAELAALAETAGAVVLDGVIQRRDKPDAATYIGSGKAGELRDIVLETGADTVVCDGELSPGQLIHLEDVVKVKVIDRTAVILDIFAQHAKSREGKAQVALAQMQYMLPRLRGWGQSLSRQMGGGSGGLATRGPGETKIETDRRRIREKMAKMRREIAAMKTGREIKRQERRRHKVPSVAIAGYTNAGKSSLLNRLTGAGVLVENALFATLDPTVRRAETPSGRLYTLADTVGFVRHLPHHLVEAFRSTMEEVGDSDLILHVVDGSHPDPEEQLAAVREVIREVGATDVPEIVVVNKADAADPLVLQRLLRREKHSIAVSARTGQGIDTLLAMIDAELPRPAVQIEALVPYTHGKLVARAHTEGEVISEEHTAEGTLLKALVHEELAAELAPYAPVPAL, encoded by the coding sequence ATGACCTCCTCTTCTTCCTCTTCCCAGGCCACCAAGCGCCTCGCGCACACCCACCCCGATGGACTTCGGGCCGATGCCCTGATGGAAGAGGACGTCGCCTGGAGCCACGAGATCGACGGAGAGCGGGACGGCGACCAGTTCGACCGCTCCGAGCGGGCCGCCCTGCGCCGCGTCGCGGGCCTGTCCACCGAGCTCGAGGACGTCACCGAGGTCGAGTACCGGCAGCTCCGCCTGGAGCGCGTGGTGCTCGTCGGCGTCTGGACCTCGGGGACCGTGCACGACGCGGAGAACTCCCTCGCCGAGCTGGCCGCCCTCGCGGAGACCGCGGGCGCGGTCGTCCTGGACGGCGTGATCCAGCGCCGCGACAAACCCGACGCGGCCACCTACATCGGCTCCGGCAAGGCCGGTGAGCTGCGGGACATCGTCCTGGAGACGGGCGCCGACACCGTCGTCTGCGACGGTGAGCTGAGCCCCGGCCAGCTCATCCACCTCGAGGACGTCGTCAAGGTCAAGGTCATCGACCGTACGGCCGTGATCCTGGACATCTTCGCCCAGCACGCCAAGTCCCGCGAGGGCAAGGCGCAGGTCGCGCTCGCGCAGATGCAGTACATGCTGCCGCGGCTGCGCGGCTGGGGCCAGTCGCTGTCCCGGCAGATGGGCGGCGGCAGCGGCGGTCTGGCGACCCGCGGTCCCGGTGAGACCAAGATCGAGACCGACCGGCGCCGCATCCGCGAGAAGATGGCCAAGATGCGCCGGGAGATCGCGGCCATGAAGACCGGCCGCGAGATCAAGCGCCAGGAGCGGCGCCGCCACAAGGTGCCCTCCGTCGCCATCGCCGGCTACACCAACGCCGGGAAGTCCTCCCTGCTCAACCGTCTCACCGGCGCGGGCGTCCTGGTCGAGAACGCGCTGTTCGCGACCCTGGACCCGACCGTGCGCCGGGCCGAGACACCGAGCGGGCGGCTGTACACGCTGGCGGACACCGTCGGCTTCGTCCGGCACCTGCCGCACCACCTGGTCGAGGCGTTCCGCTCCACCATGGAGGAGGTCGGCGACTCCGACCTGATCCTGCACGTCGTGGACGGCTCGCACCCCGACCCGGAGGAGCAGCTCGCCGCCGTGCGCGAGGTGATCAGGGAGGTCGGCGCCACCGACGTGCCCGAGATCGTCGTGGTCAACAAGGCGGACGCGGCGGACCCGCTGGTGCTCCAGCGGCTGCTGCGGCGGGAGAAGCACTCGATCGCGGTCTCCGCCCGGACCGGCCAGGGCATCGACACACTGCTCGCCATGATCGACGCCGAGCTGCCCCGGCCCGCCGTGCAGATCGAGGCGCTGGTGCCGTACACGCACGGCAAGCTGGTCGCCCGCGCCCACACCGAGGGCGAGGTGATCTCCGAGGAGCACACCGCGGAGGGCACCCTGCTCAAGGCCCTGGTGCACGAGGAGCTGGCCGCGGAGCTGGCGCCGTACGCGCCGGTTCCCGCGCTCTGA
- a CDS encoding trypsin-like serine peptidase: protein MRSLRTSQTPRRARRRTALAATGLAAALALTATACGGSDSDDASGPPSAAASQSAGSGGDGKARIPAGLADKLKEHGIDADKWRDGGWKNWDKDKWLSAAKDFVNPVIKDLWKPERMKSAKEANKTVTTQDAAGQGVSDPAPRAVPAQAEKTPYHQHAAPVGKVFFDSPQGAMVCSGTVVKDVNHPGRSNLVWTAGHCVHAGRGGGWYRNIAFVPAYNDLGKSAGRLSQAAPAEVAPYGAWWADWASTSGQWIQGGSETGGAGATYDYAVLHVKPEAGTKSLEETVGAALDVDFSAPRAPQVATMGAWGYPAAPPYSGLRMFRCLDRPGRLSLSPSLPTMYRIGCTMTGGSSGGGWFRVVGGKTVLVSNTSIGPSDNTWLAGPQLGRGAEALYQNMSRTYGGR from the coding sequence ATGCGTTCACTGCGTACGTCCCAGACGCCCCGGCGCGCACGCCGGCGCACCGCACTCGCCGCCACCGGGCTCGCGGCGGCCCTGGCGCTCACCGCCACCGCCTGCGGCGGCTCGGACTCCGACGACGCGAGCGGCCCGCCGTCCGCCGCCGCCTCCCAGAGCGCGGGCAGCGGCGGCGACGGGAAGGCCAGGATCCCTGCCGGTCTCGCGGACAAGCTGAAGGAACACGGCATCGACGCCGACAAATGGCGCGACGGCGGCTGGAAGAACTGGGACAAGGACAAGTGGCTCAGTGCCGCCAAGGACTTCGTCAACCCGGTGATCAAGGATCTCTGGAAGCCTGAGCGGATGAAGTCCGCCAAGGAGGCCAACAAGACGGTCACCACCCAGGACGCCGCCGGCCAGGGGGTCAGCGACCCGGCACCGCGCGCGGTCCCGGCGCAGGCCGAGAAGACCCCGTACCACCAGCACGCGGCCCCGGTCGGCAAGGTCTTCTTCGACTCGCCCCAGGGCGCGATGGTCTGCTCGGGCACGGTCGTCAAGGACGTCAACCACCCGGGCAGGTCCAACCTGGTGTGGACGGCCGGGCACTGCGTGCACGCCGGCCGGGGCGGCGGCTGGTACCGCAACATCGCCTTCGTGCCCGCCTACAACGACCTGGGCAAGTCCGCCGGCCGGCTGAGCCAGGCCGCTCCCGCCGAGGTCGCCCCCTACGGCGCCTGGTGGGCGGACTGGGCGTCCACCTCGGGCCAGTGGATCCAGGGCGGCTCGGAGACGGGCGGCGCGGGCGCCACGTACGACTACGCGGTGCTGCACGTGAAGCCGGAGGCCGGGACGAAGTCGCTGGAGGAGACGGTCGGGGCGGCGCTCGACGTGGACTTCTCCGCACCGCGGGCGCCCCAGGTCGCCACCATGGGCGCGTGGGGCTACCCGGCGGCGCCGCCGTACAGCGGGCTCCGGATGTTCCGGTGCCTGGACCGGCCCGGCCGGCTGTCGCTCAGCCCGTCCCTGCCGACGATGTACCGGATCGGCTGCACCATGACCGGCGGCTCGTCCGGCGGCGGCTGGTTCCGCGTGGTGGGCGGGAAGACCGTCCTGGTGTCCAACACCTCGATCGGCCCGTCCGACAACACCTGGCTCGCCGGCCCGCAGCTCGGCCGGGGCGCCGAGGCGCTGTACCAGAACATGAGCCGGACCTACGGCGGCCGGTGA
- a CDS encoding trypsin-like serine peptidase, protein MRSIRPSATARRGGRSRRTAGPVLATVALVSTLALTATGCDGDDTDASGQPTAAAQTGDAGATGDGKITIPDDIRKKLKEHGIDIDKWKNGAWKNWDKSDWLREANDFVNPIIQGLWDPDRMRRANDPDKGVDDNDISGDQGVTDPTPVPVRAAKVAPPYHSGAATAGKVFFDSPEGTMVCSATVVEDPAHPGKSNMVWTAGHCVHAGKKGGWYRNIAFVPSYNDAGRSAAQLQGATREQVAPYGVWWGDWAQTSDQWIEQGGSTGGQGASYDFAVIHVTPEKGGSGKSLEETVGSALPVNFDAPAVPKVQSITATGYPAAPPYDGQLLYQCQDKPGRLSVASADPTMYRIGCSMTGGSSGGGWVEKGADGKPALVSNTSIGPVTSGWLAGPRLGTVAKGVYDSVSKKFAGR, encoded by the coding sequence ATGCGATCCATACGCCCGTCCGCCACCGCTCGCCGGGGAGGGCGCTCCCGGCGCACGGCCGGCCCCGTGCTGGCCACCGTCGCCCTGGTGTCGACGCTGGCGCTCACCGCCACCGGCTGCGACGGCGACGACACCGACGCGAGCGGGCAGCCCACCGCCGCCGCGCAGACCGGCGACGCGGGGGCCACGGGCGACGGGAAGATCACGATCCCGGACGACATCCGCAAGAAGCTCAAAGAGCACGGGATCGACATCGACAAGTGGAAGAACGGCGCCTGGAAGAACTGGGACAAGAGCGACTGGCTGCGCGAGGCCAACGACTTCGTCAACCCGATCATTCAGGGCCTGTGGGACCCGGACCGGATGCGCCGCGCCAACGATCCGGACAAGGGCGTGGACGACAACGACATCTCCGGTGACCAGGGCGTCACCGACCCGACCCCGGTGCCCGTGCGTGCCGCGAAGGTCGCGCCGCCGTACCACTCGGGCGCCGCGACGGCGGGCAAGGTCTTCTTCGACTCCCCCGAGGGCACGATGGTCTGCTCGGCCACGGTCGTCGAGGACCCGGCCCACCCCGGCAAGTCCAACATGGTGTGGACGGCGGGCCACTGCGTGCACGCGGGCAAGAAGGGCGGCTGGTACCGCAACATCGCCTTCGTGCCGTCGTACAACGACGCGGGCCGCAGCGCCGCCCAGCTTCAGGGTGCCACCCGGGAGCAGGTCGCCCCGTACGGGGTGTGGTGGGGCGACTGGGCGCAGACCTCCGACCAGTGGATCGAGCAGGGCGGCTCCACCGGCGGGCAGGGCGCGAGCTACGACTTCGCCGTCATCCATGTGACGCCGGAGAAGGGCGGGAGCGGCAAGTCGCTGGAGGAGACCGTCGGTTCGGCGCTCCCGGTGAACTTCGACGCCCCCGCGGTGCCGAAGGTCCAGAGCATCACCGCGACCGGCTACCCGGCCGCGCCGCCCTACGACGGGCAGCTCCTCTACCAGTGCCAGGACAAGCCGGGCCGGCTGTCGGTGGCCTCCGCCGACCCGACGATGTACCGCATCGGGTGCAGCATGACCGGCGGTTCCTCCGGTGGCGGCTGGGTCGAGAAGGGCGCCGACGGCAAGCCGGCGCTGGTCTCCAACACCTCGATCGGCCCGGTCACCTCGGGCTGGCTGGCCGGTCCGCGGCTGGGCACGGTCGCCAAGGGCGTCTACGACTCCGTCAGCAAGAAGTTCGCCGGGCGCTGA